The following proteins come from a genomic window of Oncorhynchus kisutch isolate 150728-3 unplaced genomic scaffold, Okis_V2 Okis06b-Okis10b_hom, whole genome shotgun sequence:
- the LOC109878927 gene encoding protein-lysine N-methyltransferase EEF2KMT-like isoform X3 — protein sequence MYLSKDQTEKTEVTCIRNRADVIYDFKVSFFTMGQLPNFPWNLLERELENDSSSELILDILKQTCLHPLCCKHPPSVRYRRLFLSQLIKRHEASGREPLDELYDALGEVLGVEEGTECYKSYLLPCGEAVSLSESTAVISEGTTGLVTWEAALYLAEWALENTHLFTDRLVHYCVCSVIVFCLENTHLFTDRLVHYCVCYVIVFCLQLMLWLLLVISRCVFIVSVLSLCVCVLSLCVSSPCVCVLSLCVCPLPVCVCESVLSLLSYRTVLELGSGVGLTGIAVCRSCSPSSYVFSDCHLSVLHRLRDNVQLNGLDNQNSPRVSVEHLDWEEVTEKQLREIGAATVIAADIVYDPDIIGCLVKLLSKILRCSANGSPPDVYITSTIRNPDTYNSFKHQLESSGIQHEVMTGPVTHVFFYNRQATIEMIKLYI from the exons ATGTATCTGTCTAAGGATCAGACCGAAAAAACCGAAGTCACGTGCATAAGGAATAGAGCAGACGTTATATATGACTTTAAAGTCTCCTTTTTCACTATGGGTCAATTGCCAAATTTCCCATGGAAT TTGCTTGAAAGGGAGCTCGAGAACGACAGCTCATCAGAACTTATTCTAGACATTCTAAAGCAG ACATGCCTTCATCCACTGTGTTGTAAACATCCTCCCTCGGTAAGATATAGGAGACTGTTTCTGTCTCAGCTCATCAAAAGg CATGAAGCCAGTGGGAGGGAGCCCCTGGATGAGCTCTATGATGCACTGGGGGAAGTCctgggggtagaggaggggacagagtgcTACAAGAGCTATTTActg ccgtgTGGAGAAGCAGTGAGTCTATCAGAGAGTACAGCTGTGATCTCTGAAGGAACTACAGGCCTGGTCACATGGGAGGCAGCTCTTTACCTCGCAGAATGGGCTCTGGAGAACACACACCTCTTCACTGACAG GTTGGTACActactgtgtgtgttctgtcattGTGTTCTGTCTGGAGAACACACACCTCTTCACTGATAGGTTGGTACACTACTGTGTGTGTTATGTCATTGTGTTCTGTCTACAACTCATGCTGTGGTTACTACTCGTAATCTCaaggtgtgtgtttattgtgagtgtcctctccctgtgtgtgtgtgtcctctccctgtgtgtgtcctctccctgtgtgtgtgtcctctccctgtgtgtgtgtcctctccctgtgtgtgtgtgtgagagtgtcctGTCTCTGCTCTCCTACAGGACAGTCCTAGAGCTGGGCAGTGGTGTAGGGTTGACTGGTATAGCAGTGTGTAGGTCCTGCAGTCCCTCCAGCTATGTGTTCAGTGACTGTCACCTCAGCGTTCTACATAGACTGAGGGACAACGTCCAGCTCAATGGGCTGGACAACCAGAACTCTCCCAGAGTGAGTGTGGAGCATCTGGACTGGGAGGAGGTGACAGAGAAGCAGCTGAGAGAGATCGGAGCCGCCACGGTCATCGCTGCAG ACATAGTTTATGATCCAGATAtcattggctgtctggtgaagcttctctCTAAGATCCTGAGGTGTTCGGCCAATGGCAGCCCTCCTGATGTCTACATCACCTCCACCATCAGAAACCCCGACACATATAACAGTTTTAAACACCAGCTAG AAAGTTCTGGAATCCAACATGAGGTCATGACAGGACCAGTGACCCATGTGTTCTTTTACAACAGACAAGCCACCATAGAGATGATCAAACTCTACATATaa
- the LOC109878926 gene encoding phosphatidylinositol N-acetylglucosaminyltransferase subunit Q, translating to MVLKIFFPQCCNKADSGLLVGRWIPGQNSAVVLAVIHYPFIPGQVKQYIHQMRGQSGVDLTVLGSWSMPKEGQEGMESFLRDLSTIFPQGQWLQLSREMGKIGFRCHVLTRDQNGKLVQQEKELKEDGGGEKGGTKRGGGEKEVEGEEGGGEKDKVIFIHYEQRKVMLSQLHPIDNGVPDPQTESQLPQVFGTVCQSEPLFFLDKYDDGPVKMTHWQSEGREGSIIVELMKQASTPVCLLTTWMLTLWTSLCSSRILNMRPMRFISSKLSTCLQLSYRTEHLQTVCSPTRATAHNHFMRKANIFVSFFVDVSLGLLLVSWMYRENRIGKLANTLVPAADHVAKELEELLQWLMGAPAGLKMNRALDQVLGRFFLYHIHLWISYIHLMSPFIEMILWYVGLSACLGLTFALSLLSDITALLTFHIYCFYVYGARLYCMTVYGLSSLWRLFRGKKWNVLRQRVDSCSYDLDQLFIGTLLFTILLFLLPTTALYYLVFTLLRLVVVMFQGVLHLSVDFINSFPLFAMGLRLFRSYRLAEGVKFRVLCEEPGTPLHLMMDINPLKVSSVVQTYRTPTYSCYPKDSWLALCKKLFLGELIYPWRHKTTKID from the exons ATGGTGCTGAAGATTTTCTTCCCTCAGTGCTGTAACAAGGCAGACAGTGGGCTGCTTGTGGGGCGATGGATCCCAGGACAGAACTCGGCCGTGGTGCTAGCTGTTATCCACTACCCCTTCATCCCTGGACAGGTCAAGCAGTACATCCAccag ATGCGTGGCCAGAGTGGGGTGGATCTGACGGTGCTGGGCTCGTGGAGCATGCCCAAGGAGGGCCAGGAGGGCATGGAGAGTTTCCTCAGGGACCTCAGCACCATCTTCCCCCAGGGACAGTGGCTCCAGCTCAGTAGAGAGATGGGCAAGATAGGCTTCAGGTGTCACGTCCTCACAAGGGACCAGA ATGGGAAGCTGGTACAACAGGAAAAGGAGCTGAAAGAGGATGGTggtggagagaaaggaggaacaaagagaggaggaggagagaaggaagtagagggagaggaaggaggaggagagaaggacaagGTGATCTTTATCCACTATGAACAGAGGAAGGTCATGCTGTCTCAGCTGCACCCCATAGACAACGGGGTTCCAGACCCTCAAACTGAGTCACAACTACCACAG gTGTTTGGgacagtgtgtcagagtgagccgCTGTTCTTCCTGGATAAGTATGATGACGGTCCAGTGAAGATGACCCACTGGCAATCAGAGGGACGCGAGGGCTCCATTATAGTAGAACTGATGAAACAGGCCTCGACACCGGTCTGTCTGCTAACCACCTGGATGCTAACACTGTGGACCAGCCTCTGTAGTAGCag gatATTGAATATGCGCCCGATGAGGTTCATCTCCAGTAAGTTGTCTACTTGTCTCCAGCTGagctacagaacagaacaccttCAGACAGTCTGCTCTCCTACCAGAGCCACCGCACACAACCACTTCATGAG GAAAGCCAATATCTTTGTGTCGTTCTTTGTGGATGTGTCTCTGGGCCTGCTGTTGGTGTCGTGGATGTATAGAGAAAACCGTATAGGCAAACTGGCCAACACACTGGTACCTGCTGCTGAT CATGTAGCTAAAGAGCTGGAGGAGCTGTTGCAGTGGCTGATGGGAGCTCCAGCTGGTCTGAAGATGAACCGGGCTCTAGACCAGGTGTTAGGACGATTCTTCCTCTACCATATACACCTGTGGATCA gcTACATTCACCTGATGTCTCCGTTCATTGAGATGATTCTGTGGTACGtgggtctgtctgcctgcctgggcTTGACCTTtgccctctccctgctctctgacATCACCGCCCTGCTCACCTTCCACATCTACTGTTTCTACGTCTATGGAGCCAG gctgtactgtatgacagtatatggtctgtcctctctgtggAGGCTGTTCAGAGGGAAGAAATGGAACGTTCTCAGACAGAGAGTAGACTCCTGCTCTTATGACCTGGACCAG TTGTTCATCGGGACGTTACTCTTCACCATCCTGCTGTTCCTCCTGCCAACCACAGCTCTATACTACCTAGTGTTTAccctg ctccGCCTTGTGGTAGTAATGTTCCAGGGAGTTCTCCACCTCAGTGTTGACTTCATcaactccttccctctgttcGCCATGGGCCTCCGACTCTTCAGATCCTACAGACTGGCAG AGGGGGTGAAGTTCAGAGTGCTCTGTGAGGAACCAGGAACACCTCTACACCTCATGATGGAT ATTAACCCTCTCAAGGTGAGCAGTGTGGTTCAGACCTACAGGACCCCCACCTACAGCTGCTACCCTAAAGACTCCTGGCTGGCCCTCTGCAAGAAGCTGTTCCTGGGAGAACTCATCTACCCCTGGAGACACAAGACTACCAAGATAGACTAG
- the LOC109878927 gene encoding protein-lysine N-methyltransferase EEF2KMT-like isoform X5, which yields MYLSKDQTEKTEVTCIRNRADVIYDFKVSFFTMGQLPNFPWNLLERELENDSSSELILDILKQTCLHPLCCKHPPSVRYRRLFLSQLIKRHEASGREPLDELYDALGEVLGVEEGTECYKSYLLPCGEAVSLSESTAVISEGTTGLVTWEAALYLAEWALENTHLFTDRTVLELGSGVGLTGIAVCRSCSPSSYVFSDCHLSVLHRLRDNVQLNGLDNQNSPRVSVEHLDWEEVTEKQLREIGAATVIAADIVYDPDIIGCLVKLLSKILRCSANGSPPDVYITSTIRNPDTYNSFKHQLESSGIQHEVMTGPVTHVFFYNRQATIEMIKLYI from the exons ATGTATCTGTCTAAGGATCAGACCGAAAAAACCGAAGTCACGTGCATAAGGAATAGAGCAGACGTTATATATGACTTTAAAGTCTCCTTTTTCACTATGGGTCAATTGCCAAATTTCCCATGGAAT TTGCTTGAAAGGGAGCTCGAGAACGACAGCTCATCAGAACTTATTCTAGACATTCTAAAGCAG ACATGCCTTCATCCACTGTGTTGTAAACATCCTCCCTCGGTAAGATATAGGAGACTGTTTCTGTCTCAGCTCATCAAAAGg CATGAAGCCAGTGGGAGGGAGCCCCTGGATGAGCTCTATGATGCACTGGGGGAAGTCctgggggtagaggaggggacagagtgcTACAAGAGCTATTTActg ccgtgTGGAGAAGCAGTGAGTCTATCAGAGAGTACAGCTGTGATCTCTGAAGGAACTACAGGCCTGGTCACATGGGAGGCAGCTCTTTACCTCGCAGAATGGGCTCTGGAGAACACACACCTCTTCACTGACAG GACAGTCCTAGAGCTGGGCAGTGGTGTAGGGTTGACTGGTATAGCAGTGTGTAGGTCCTGCAGTCCCTCCAGCTATGTGTTCAGTGACTGTCACCTCAGCGTTCTACATAGACTGAGGGACAACGTCCAGCTCAATGGGCTGGACAACCAGAACTCTCCCAGAGTGAGTGTGGAGCATCTGGACTGGGAGGAGGTGACAGAGAAGCAGCTGAGAGAGATCGGAGCCGCCACGGTCATCGCTGCAG ACATAGTTTATGATCCAGATAtcattggctgtctggtgaagcttctctCTAAGATCCTGAGGTGTTCGGCCAATGGCAGCCCTCCTGATGTCTACATCACCTCCACCATCAGAAACCCCGACACATATAACAGTTTTAAACACCAGCTAG AAAGTTCTGGAATCCAACATGAGGTCATGACAGGACCAGTGACCCATGTGTTCTTTTACAACAGACAAGCCACCATAGAGATGATCAAACTCTACATATaa
- the LOC109878927 gene encoding protein-lysine N-methyltransferase EEF2KMT-like isoform X4, with amino-acid sequence MYLSKDQTEKTEVTCIRNRADVIYDFKVSFFTMGQLPNFPWNLLERELENDSSSELILDILKQTCLHPLCCKHPPSVRYRRLFLSQLIKRHEASGREPLDELYDALGEVLGVEEGTECYKSYLLPCGEAVSLSESTAVISEGTTGLVTWEAALYLAEWALENTHLFTDSVLSLLSYRTVLELGSGVGLTGIAVCRSCSPSSYVFSDCHLSVLHRLRDNVQLNGLDNQNSPRVSVEHLDWEEVTEKQLREIGAATVIAADIVYDPDIIGCLVKLLSKILRCSANGSPPDVYITSTIRNPDTYNSFKHQLESSGIQHEVMTGPVTHVFFYNRQATIEMIKLYI; translated from the exons ATGTATCTGTCTAAGGATCAGACCGAAAAAACCGAAGTCACGTGCATAAGGAATAGAGCAGACGTTATATATGACTTTAAAGTCTCCTTTTTCACTATGGGTCAATTGCCAAATTTCCCATGGAAT TTGCTTGAAAGGGAGCTCGAGAACGACAGCTCATCAGAACTTATTCTAGACATTCTAAAGCAG ACATGCCTTCATCCACTGTGTTGTAAACATCCTCCCTCGGTAAGATATAGGAGACTGTTTCTGTCTCAGCTCATCAAAAGg CATGAAGCCAGTGGGAGGGAGCCCCTGGATGAGCTCTATGATGCACTGGGGGAAGTCctgggggtagaggaggggacagagtgcTACAAGAGCTATTTActg ccgtgTGGAGAAGCAGTGAGTCTATCAGAGAGTACAGCTGTGATCTCTGAAGGAACTACAGGCCTGGTCACATGGGAGGCAGCTCTTTACCTCGCAGAATGGGCTCTGGAGAACACACACCTCTTCACTGACAG tgtcctGTCTCTGCTCTCCTACAGGACAGTCCTAGAGCTGGGCAGTGGTGTAGGGTTGACTGGTATAGCAGTGTGTAGGTCCTGCAGTCCCTCCAGCTATGTGTTCAGTGACTGTCACCTCAGCGTTCTACATAGACTGAGGGACAACGTCCAGCTCAATGGGCTGGACAACCAGAACTCTCCCAGAGTGAGTGTGGAGCATCTGGACTGGGAGGAGGTGACAGAGAAGCAGCTGAGAGAGATCGGAGCCGCCACGGTCATCGCTGCAG ACATAGTTTATGATCCAGATAtcattggctgtctggtgaagcttctctCTAAGATCCTGAGGTGTTCGGCCAATGGCAGCCCTCCTGATGTCTACATCACCTCCACCATCAGAAACCCCGACACATATAACAGTTTTAAACACCAGCTAG AAAGTTCTGGAATCCAACATGAGGTCATGACAGGACCAGTGACCCATGTGTTCTTTTACAACAGACAAGCCACCATAGAGATGATCAAACTCTACATATaa
- the LOC109878927 gene encoding protein-lysine N-methyltransferase EEF2KMT-like isoform X2: MYLSKDQTEKTEVTCIRNRADVIYDFKVSFFTMGQLPNFPWNLLERELENDSSSELILDILKQTCLHPLCCKHPPSHEASGREPLDELYDALGEVLGVEEGTECYKSYLLPCGEAVSLSESTAVISEGTTGLVTWEAALYLAEWALENTHLFTDRLVHYCVCSVIVFCLENTHLFTDRLVHYCVCSVIVFCLENTHLFTDRLVHYCVCYVIVFCLQLMLWLLLVISRCVFIVSVLSLCVCVLSLCVSSPCVCVLSLCVCPLPVCVCESVLSLLSYRTVLELGSGVGLTGIAVCRSCSPSSYVFSDCHLSVLHRLRDNVQLNGLDNQNSPRVSVEHLDWEEVTEKQLREIGAATVIAADIVYDPDIIGCLVKLLSKILRCSANGSPPDVYITSTIRNPDTYNSFKHQLESSGIQHEVMTGPVTHVFFYNRQATIEMIKLYI; the protein is encoded by the exons ATGTATCTGTCTAAGGATCAGACCGAAAAAACCGAAGTCACGTGCATAAGGAATAGAGCAGACGTTATATATGACTTTAAAGTCTCCTTTTTCACTATGGGTCAATTGCCAAATTTCCCATGGAAT TTGCTTGAAAGGGAGCTCGAGAACGACAGCTCATCAGAACTTATTCTAGACATTCTAAAGCAG ACATGCCTTCATCCACTGTGTTGTAAACATCCTCCCTCG CATGAAGCCAGTGGGAGGGAGCCCCTGGATGAGCTCTATGATGCACTGGGGGAAGTCctgggggtagaggaggggacagagtgcTACAAGAGCTATTTActg ccgtgTGGAGAAGCAGTGAGTCTATCAGAGAGTACAGCTGTGATCTCTGAAGGAACTACAGGCCTGGTCACATGGGAGGCAGCTCTTTACCTCGCAGAATGGGCTCTGGAGAACACACACCTCTTCACTGACAGGTTGGTACActactgtgtgtgttctgtcattGTGTTCTGTCTGGAGAACACACACCTCTTCACTGATAGGTTGGTACActactgtgtgtgttctgtcattGTGTTCTGTCTGGAGAACACACACCTCTTCACTGATAGGTTGGTACACTACTGTGTGTGTTATGTCATTGTGTTCTGTCTACAACTCATGCTGTGGTTACTACTCGTAATCTCaaggtgtgtgtttattgtgagtgtcctctccctgtgtgtgtgtgtcctctccctgtgtgtgtcctctccctgtgtgtgtgtcctctccctgtgtgtgtgtcctctccctgtgtgtgtgtgtgagagtgtcctGTCTCTGCTCTCCTACAGGACAGTCCTAGAGCTGGGCAGTGGTGTAGGGTTGACTGGTATAGCAGTGTGTAGGTCCTGCAGTCCCTCCAGCTATGTGTTCAGTGACTGTCACCTCAGCGTTCTACATAGACTGAGGGACAACGTCCAGCTCAATGGGCTGGACAACCAGAACTCTCCCAGAGTGAGTGTGGAGCATCTGGACTGGGAGGAGGTGACAGAGAAGCAGCTGAGAGAGATCGGAGCCGCCACGGTCATCGCTGCAG ACATAGTTTATGATCCAGATAtcattggctgtctggtgaagcttctctCTAAGATCCTGAGGTGTTCGGCCAATGGCAGCCCTCCTGATGTCTACATCACCTCCACCATCAGAAACCCCGACACATATAACAGTTTTAAACACCAGCTAG AAAGTTCTGGAATCCAACATGAGGTCATGACAGGACCAGTGACCCATGTGTTCTTTTACAACAGACAAGCCACCATAGAGATGATCAAACTCTACATATaa
- the LOC109878927 gene encoding protein-lysine N-methyltransferase EEF2KMT-like isoform X1: MYLSKDQTEKTEVTCIRNRADVIYDFKVSFFTMGQLPNFPWNLLERELENDSSSELILDILKQTCLHPLCCKHPPSVRYRRLFLSQLIKRHEASGREPLDELYDALGEVLGVEEGTECYKSYLLPCGEAVSLSESTAVISEGTTGLVTWEAALYLAEWALENTHLFTDRLVHYCVCSVIVFCLENTHLFTDRLVHYCVCSVIVFCLENTHLFTDRLVHYCVCYVIVFCLQLMLWLLLVISRCVFIVSVLSLCVCVLSLCVSSPCVCVLSLCVCPLPVCVCESVLSLLSYRTVLELGSGVGLTGIAVCRSCSPSSYVFSDCHLSVLHRLRDNVQLNGLDNQNSPRVSVEHLDWEEVTEKQLREIGAATVIAADIVYDPDIIGCLVKLLSKILRCSANGSPPDVYITSTIRNPDTYNSFKHQLESSGIQHEVMTGPVTHVFFYNRQATIEMIKLYI, encoded by the exons ATGTATCTGTCTAAGGATCAGACCGAAAAAACCGAAGTCACGTGCATAAGGAATAGAGCAGACGTTATATATGACTTTAAAGTCTCCTTTTTCACTATGGGTCAATTGCCAAATTTCCCATGGAAT TTGCTTGAAAGGGAGCTCGAGAACGACAGCTCATCAGAACTTATTCTAGACATTCTAAAGCAG ACATGCCTTCATCCACTGTGTTGTAAACATCCTCCCTCGGTAAGATATAGGAGACTGTTTCTGTCTCAGCTCATCAAAAGg CATGAAGCCAGTGGGAGGGAGCCCCTGGATGAGCTCTATGATGCACTGGGGGAAGTCctgggggtagaggaggggacagagtgcTACAAGAGCTATTTActg ccgtgTGGAGAAGCAGTGAGTCTATCAGAGAGTACAGCTGTGATCTCTGAAGGAACTACAGGCCTGGTCACATGGGAGGCAGCTCTTTACCTCGCAGAATGGGCTCTGGAGAACACACACCTCTTCACTGACAGGTTGGTACActactgtgtgtgttctgtcattGTGTTCTGTCTGGAGAACACACACCTCTTCACTGATAGGTTGGTACActactgtgtgtgttctgtcattGTGTTCTGTCTGGAGAACACACACCTCTTCACTGATAGGTTGGTACACTACTGTGTGTGTTATGTCATTGTGTTCTGTCTACAACTCATGCTGTGGTTACTACTCGTAATCTCaaggtgtgtgtttattgtgagtgtcctctccctgtgtgtgtgtgtcctctccctgtgtgtgtcctctccctgtgtgtgtgtcctctccctgtgtgtgtgtcctctccctgtgtgtgtgtgtgagagtgtcctGTCTCTGCTCTCCTACAGGACAGTCCTAGAGCTGGGCAGTGGTGTAGGGTTGACTGGTATAGCAGTGTGTAGGTCCTGCAGTCCCTCCAGCTATGTGTTCAGTGACTGTCACCTCAGCGTTCTACATAGACTGAGGGACAACGTCCAGCTCAATGGGCTGGACAACCAGAACTCTCCCAGAGTGAGTGTGGAGCATCTGGACTGGGAGGAGGTGACAGAGAAGCAGCTGAGAGAGATCGGAGCCGCCACGGTCATCGCTGCAG ACATAGTTTATGATCCAGATAtcattggctgtctggtgaagcttctctCTAAGATCCTGAGGTGTTCGGCCAATGGCAGCCCTCCTGATGTCTACATCACCTCCACCATCAGAAACCCCGACACATATAACAGTTTTAAACACCAGCTAG AAAGTTCTGGAATCCAACATGAGGTCATGACAGGACCAGTGACCCATGTGTTCTTTTACAACAGACAAGCCACCATAGAGATGATCAAACTCTACATATaa